Part of the Acomys russatus chromosome 19, mAcoRus1.1, whole genome shotgun sequence genome, gtttcaggacagccccAGGAGGGCTACCTGGAAAAACCTTGTCCAGGAGCCGAGGGGAGAATCAAAATTTCAGGTCACCGTTTCTTGGAGTCAAAGGGATCAGAATGGAGGGAAAAGGTCTTGGAGTCAGAGCATACCAAAAGCTGTAGCCGACGAAGTAGCCGGTCCAGCCGGGCTTGCAGGGCACCCagctctggctccagagtctttAAGGAAGGACCGCCTGCTCGGCGCAGCCATTGTACATGCCGGAGATAGGACATCAAGTCTACGCGAAGCCTTGTCAGCACACCTGGAAGCTGGGGGCCAAGAATGAAATCAGGGACCGGTTAGCTCATCTTCCCTTCAGCCATCAGTCTTTTAGCCCTCCCCGGCTGGCCAGTCTTTTAGCCCTCCCCGGCTGGCCAGCTCTCACCTGCAAAGATCCCAATGTCCCAGCGCTCATGGCCAAGGTAGGTAGGGAGTCTAGATTGTGGTCCCCGTCAGCTGGGAATTTGTCTCTCTggcgggggggaaaaaaaaagctgtgaggGGGAACCCCAAGCTCTCCCCCTCTTCAGGTGCCCAAGAGAGAAGTCAGTGTCCCCCTCTCCACTCTGTCCCTCCAGTCTCCTACCATCTGTGCAGCTAGTTGCCGAGTGTCCGCCAGAAGAGATCGGGTCAGGAGGACAGCGCTGTCCAGATCTGCACGAGGGTCTCGAAGG contains:
- the Il11 gene encoding interleukin-11 — protein: MNCVCRLVLVVLSLWPDRAVAPGPPSSSLRDPRADLDSAVLLTRSLLADTRQLAAQMRDKFPADGDHNLDSLPTLAMSAGTLGSLQLPGVLTRLRVDLMSYLRHVQWLRRAGGPSLKTLEPELGALQARLDRLLRRLQLLTSRLALPQATPDQPLVPLGPPASAWGSIRAAHAILGGLHLTLDWAVRGLLLLKTRL